The uncultured Desulfuromonas sp. genome has a segment encoding these proteins:
- a CDS encoding PAS domain S-box protein, whose product MAEQRRIITLFLVMILVAVGVGGATMWTLYQVEVRDEASHLSTVARSQARFIERAVDFVLHDGGGVNKDQALDLIRSCYHGMPEEDQPGELVIAHRHYNMIEFVVHHHSPKIHEGKKIPFSVGQAEPMRRALLGESGVMEFTDCDGLQALAAYEPVNRLNLGLVAKIELSSVKQPFLHAAPYLSLVAGLLVLAGTFLFWKITRPLLCELESKELRYRTLFENTADGVFVVKGSKILETNGQGCLLLGYTEDDIVGQSVSHFAPEFQPDGRSSLSALRHYAETAMREGTQFFSWQYLRGSKLREADVVLQALRLGGDEVLLGTMRDVTDFREVERSLRERERHYRAIFELGSNGFLLYRRNGQLVDANPAACRMYGYELEELLSLTLSERIHADDCANYLDNVAQTISSDEGCHMELRGVHRDGSLIHFDVYLESFSWRGELLCLTTAVDVSERKKADRSAQCEEIRMEALLTLQQMLEFPEKQVCHYILGQALRICDSHGGFLAVTGGCCTELTIKASNLKHGADWFDQQIGLPNCRQPQLYNHRLQEWLDRDLKYDRYLQVPLLEDGHIVAVIGLLDKDEPYSDFDIRQMVLLLQGTWQRLQRNRSILAMRQAKEEAEAANRAKSEFLAVVSHEIRTPMTVTIAALQQVLESSLDDEQRQYLTMANDASDSLLSLINDILDFSKIEAEKLVLEESPFNLRECVENVVAILGVNARQKGLKLELASQASLPDLLLGDQHRVRQILVNLVSNAIKFTEQGRVCVKVESEEQDNHHLVHVAVCDTGIGIEESLRERVFESFSQADSSTTRKYGGTGLGLAICKGLVEQMGGAIGVESRRKEGEAPQGSCFYFALPMKVADGAVMLDAPRPTPRPPIKNCMGRSVLLVEDDEATATLMKVRLQELQLCVDRVSDGFAAIERCLNQSYDLVLMDYHMPQMDGLTATEQIRDAGVTVPIVGLTAFSDGRQWEDFQQVGLNACLTKPIKAEQLREVVAQFLNSQDGGELL is encoded by the coding sequence GTGGCGGAACAGCGACGGATAATTACCCTGTTTCTGGTGATGATACTGGTGGCCGTAGGTGTTGGTGGGGCAACCATGTGGACGCTTTACCAAGTCGAAGTGCGTGACGAGGCCAGCCATCTGAGTACCGTTGCCCGCAGTCAGGCCCGTTTTATTGAGCGGGCGGTTGATTTTGTCCTCCATGATGGCGGCGGGGTCAATAAAGATCAGGCTCTTGATCTGATCCGTTCCTGTTATCACGGTATGCCGGAGGAAGACCAGCCCGGCGAGTTGGTCATCGCCCACCGGCATTACAACATGATTGAATTTGTCGTTCATCACCATAGCCCGAAAATCCATGAGGGGAAAAAGATCCCTTTTTCTGTCGGCCAGGCTGAGCCGATGCGGCGCGCTCTACTCGGTGAAAGCGGTGTCATGGAATTCACCGATTGCGATGGACTGCAGGCACTCGCCGCCTACGAACCGGTCAATCGTCTTAATCTGGGACTGGTGGCTAAAATTGAGCTGTCCAGTGTAAAACAGCCTTTTTTGCATGCAGCACCCTACTTGTCTTTGGTCGCCGGTCTGTTGGTTCTGGCCGGAACCTTCCTGTTCTGGAAAATCACTCGTCCCTTGCTGTGCGAATTGGAAAGCAAGGAGCTGCGTTATCGAACCTTGTTCGAAAACACCGCCGACGGGGTGTTTGTCGTCAAAGGGAGCAAAATTCTTGAAACAAATGGCCAGGGCTGTTTGTTGCTCGGCTACACAGAAGACGATATTGTCGGCCAGTCGGTGAGTCACTTTGCGCCGGAATTTCAACCCGACGGCCGCAGTTCTCTGTCGGCATTACGTCACTATGCCGAAACTGCCATGCGTGAAGGAACTCAGTTTTTCTCCTGGCAATATTTGCGTGGCAGCAAGTTGCGTGAAGCGGATGTCGTGCTGCAGGCGCTACGGCTGGGTGGTGACGAGGTATTGCTGGGCACCATGCGCGATGTAACTGATTTTCGTGAGGTGGAGCGTTCATTGCGTGAGCGTGAACGTCATTACCGGGCGATTTTCGAACTGGGGTCCAACGGGTTTTTGCTCTATCGCAGAAATGGTCAGTTGGTGGATGCCAACCCGGCGGCCTGCCGGATGTACGGCTACGAACTTGAAGAGTTGCTCAGTCTCACCCTCAGTGAGCGGATTCATGCCGACGATTGTGCCAATTATCTGGACAATGTCGCCCAGACCATCAGTTCTGATGAGGGCTGCCATATGGAACTGCGCGGCGTGCATCGTGACGGTAGCCTGATCCATTTTGATGTCTACCTGGAATCTTTTTCCTGGCGCGGCGAATTATTGTGCCTGACCACGGCTGTCGATGTGTCCGAACGAAAGAAAGCGGACCGCTCTGCCCAATGTGAAGAAATTCGCATGGAGGCACTGCTCACGTTGCAGCAGATGCTGGAGTTTCCGGAAAAACAGGTGTGTCATTATATCCTTGGCCAGGCGTTACGTATTTGTGACAGCCATGGCGGTTTCCTGGCGGTGACCGGTGGGTGCTGCACGGAGCTGACCATCAAGGCCAGTAACCTCAAGCACGGCGCAGACTGGTTCGACCAGCAGATTGGACTGCCGAATTGCCGCCAGCCGCAATTGTACAATCATCGGCTTCAGGAGTGGCTGGATCGTGATCTGAAGTATGATCGCTACTTGCAGGTGCCGTTGCTCGAAGACGGTCATATTGTTGCCGTCATCGGACTGCTCGATAAGGATGAGCCTTACAGCGATTTCGATATCCGTCAGATGGTGTTGCTGTTACAAGGCACCTGGCAGAGGCTGCAACGCAATCGCTCCATTCTGGCCATGCGCCAGGCCAAGGAGGAGGCCGAAGCCGCCAACCGAGCGAAGAGTGAATTTCTGGCGGTGGTCAGTCATGAAATTCGTACTCCGATGACGGTGACGATTGCCGCGCTGCAACAGGTGCTGGAATCGTCGCTGGATGATGAACAACGCCAGTATCTGACCATGGCCAATGATGCGTCGGATTCGTTGCTGAGCCTGATCAACGACATCCTCGATTTCTCCAAAATCGAAGCGGAAAAGCTGGTGCTGGAAGAGTCGCCGTTCAACCTGAGAGAATGTGTTGAAAATGTCGTGGCTATTCTCGGCGTCAATGCCCGTCAGAAAGGCTTGAAACTTGAACTGGCCAGCCAGGCGTCGCTGCCCGATTTGTTGTTGGGCGATCAGCATCGCGTGCGCCAGATTCTCGTCAACCTGGTGAGCAATGCCATCAAGTTTACCGAGCAAGGACGGGTGTGCGTCAAGGTGGAGTCCGAAGAACAGGACAACCACCATCTGGTTCATGTGGCGGTGTGCGACACGGGCATCGGCATTGAAGAGTCCCTGCGTGAGCGGGTGTTCGAAAGTTTCAGTCAGGCGGACAGTTCAACAACACGCAAATACGGTGGTACCGGTCTGGGGCTGGCAATCTGTAAAGGTCTGGTGGAGCAGATGGGTGGAGCCATTGGCGTTGAGAGTCGGCGCAAAGAAGGGGAGGCGCCGCAGGGCAGCTGTTTCTATTTTGCGCTGCCGATGAAAGTCGCAGATGGCGCCGTAATGCTTGACGCGCCAAGGCCAACCCCGCGCCCACCGATAAAAAATTGCATGGGGCGCAGTGTCCTGCTCGTTGAGGATGATGAGGCCACCGCAACCCTGATGAAGGTGCGTCTGCAGGAATTGCAGCTGTGTGTTGACCGGGTCAGTGACGGGTTTGCGGCCATTGAGCGTTGTTTGAACCAGTCTTACGATCTGGTGCTGATGGATTATCATATGCCGCAGATGGATGGACTGACAGCCACCGAGCAGATTCGTGATGCCGGAGTCACCGTGCCCATCGTCGGCCTGACGGCCTTTTCCGATGGCCGCCAATGGGAAGACTTCCAGCAGGTGGGTCTCAATGCCTGTCTGACCAAGCCGATCAAGGCAGAACAATTACGTGAAGTGGTGGCCCAATTTCTCAATTCCCAGGATGGTGGCGAGTTATTATGA